In Mastigocladopsis repens PCC 10914, a single window of DNA contains:
- a CDS encoding ABC transporter ATP-binding protein, with amino-acid sequence MMSVADAPDSQLNTTGIPPVVLTSELRKVYRTGFFLNQKVVSLKSCSLKVYKGETFGLLGPNGAGKTTLLKLLLGIIRPTSGRGLLLGRPLGDRSIKERIGYLSETPYLYDYLTGWEFLELAAGLFQIPKKVQRQRIPQLLELVGLSQADARKKLLRRYSKGMLQRVGMAQALINDPELVFLDEPMSGLDPVGRYQMREIILALKAAGKTIFFNSHVLSEVEQICDRVAILAQGELISFGFLDELLGTSNVYYVKGHGGDAEIVKKWVPNLEYQPDGSWQGEVQGDVYDFLASLRLMGGQIIALSLSRPSLEQFFVQQIQRHRNSLG; translated from the coding sequence ATGATGTCTGTCGCAGACGCCCCTGATTCTCAACTGAATACCACAGGCATTCCGCCAGTTGTCCTAACGTCTGAGTTGCGAAAAGTCTATCGCACAGGCTTTTTTTTGAATCAAAAAGTCGTATCCCTGAAAAGCTGTTCTTTGAAAGTTTATAAGGGAGAAACTTTTGGATTACTCGGACCAAATGGTGCTGGGAAAACTACGCTGTTGAAATTGCTGCTGGGAATTATTCGTCCAACGTCAGGACGGGGATTGCTTTTAGGTAGACCACTGGGCGATCGCAGTATTAAGGAACGCATCGGCTACTTAAGCGAAACTCCCTATTTGTATGATTACCTCACTGGCTGGGAATTTTTAGAACTGGCGGCTGGGCTATTCCAAATTCCTAAAAAGGTGCAACGTCAACGCATTCCCCAACTGCTGGAATTGGTGGGGTTATCCCAAGCAGACGCCCGCAAAAAGCTCCTTCGTCGCTACTCAAAAGGAATGCTACAGCGTGTCGGTATGGCGCAGGCACTTATTAACGACCCAGAATTGGTGTTTCTTGATGAACCGATGTCGGGTCTTGACCCTGTGGGACGTTACCAAATGCGGGAAATTATCCTAGCGCTGAAAGCCGCAGGTAAGACGATTTTTTTCAACAGCCATGTACTTAGTGAAGTTGAGCAAATTTGCGATCGCGTTGCTATCCTTGCTCAAGGAGAATTGATTTCCTTCGGTTTTCTTGATGAACTATTAGGAACAAGTAACGTATACTATGTCAAAGGTCACGGTGGTGATGCGGAAATTGTCAAAAAATGGGTTCCTAATCTAGAGTATCAGCCTGATGGTTCTTGGCAAGGTGAAGTACAAGGCGATGTTTATGATTTTCTTGCCAGTCTTCGCCTGATGGGAGGGCAAATCATTGCTCTGAGTTTGTCTCGTCCTTCTTTGGAGCAGTTTTTTGTGCAACAAATCCAACGACACAGGAACTCTCTTGGTTAG
- the hisB gene encoding imidazoleglycerol-phosphate dehydratase HisB, producing the protein MQISDADRKDSVLRPILPSHQEQPPSGARIAEISRTTSETDVYVRVNLDGTGVCNAATGIPFLDHMLHQIASHGLFDLEVRATGDLHIDDHHTNEDVGITLGQAISKALGDKKGIVRFGNFLAPLDEALIQVALDFSGRPHLSYGLQIPTQRVGTYDTQLVREFFVALVNHSQMTLHIRALDGINSHHIIEATFKAFARAMRMAVEIDSRRAGTIPSSKGML; encoded by the coding sequence ATGCAAATAAGCGATGCCGACCGCAAGGACTCCGTCCTACGCCCAATTCTCCCTTCACACCAAGAACAACCTCCCAGTGGCGCTCGTATTGCCGAAATTAGTCGCACGACAAGCGAAACAGATGTGTATGTCAGAGTCAACCTGGATGGTACAGGTGTTTGTAATGCAGCAACCGGCATTCCCTTTTTGGATCATATGCTGCATCAAATTGCTTCCCACGGGTTATTTGACTTAGAGGTTAGAGCAACCGGAGATTTGCACATTGACGACCACCACACCAACGAAGATGTGGGTATTACCTTAGGTCAAGCTATTAGCAAGGCACTTGGCGATAAGAAAGGTATTGTCCGTTTCGGTAACTTCCTCGCACCTCTTGATGAAGCACTCATTCAAGTGGCGCTGGACTTTTCCGGACGCCCCCACCTCAGCTACGGCTTGCAAATTCCCACCCAACGGGTAGGAACCTACGACACCCAATTAGTGCGCGAATTCTTTGTGGCTTTAGTGAACCATAGCCAAATGACGCTGCACATTCGCGCCTTGGATGGCATAAATTCCCATCACATTATTGAAGCAACATTTAAGGCATTTGCTAGGGCAATGCGGATGGCGGTGGAAATCGACTCTCGTCGTGCTGGTACGATTCCTAGTTCTAAGGGGATGTTGTGA
- the fabI gene encoding enoyl-ACP reductase FabI, which yields MLDLTGKNALVTGIANNRSIAWGIAQQLHKAGANLGITYLSDDKGKMEKKVAELVEPLNPSLFLPCNVQNDEEVKSTFDEIGDKWGKLDIFIHCLAYANKDDLTGDFSQTSRSGFNLALEVSTYSLVQLAGYAKPLMTQGGSIVTLTYLGGVRAIPNYNVMGVAKAGLEACVRYLAAEMGPQNIRVNAISAGPIRTLASSAVGGILDMIHHVEQVAPLRRTVTQVEVGNAAAFLCSDLASGMTGQVLYVDAGYEIMGM from the coding sequence ATGCTGGATCTGACTGGAAAAAATGCCCTAGTAACGGGAATTGCAAACAACCGCTCAATCGCTTGGGGGATCGCTCAACAACTACACAAAGCAGGCGCTAACCTGGGCATTACCTATTTGAGCGATGATAAAGGCAAAATGGAGAAAAAAGTTGCCGAATTGGTCGAACCACTAAACCCTAGTTTGTTTCTTCCTTGTAATGTCCAAAACGACGAGGAGGTCAAGTCTACCTTCGATGAGATCGGCGATAAGTGGGGCAAGTTAGACATTTTTATCCATTGCCTTGCCTATGCCAACAAAGATGATCTCACTGGAGATTTTAGCCAAACCTCCCGTTCTGGCTTTAATCTAGCTTTAGAGGTCAGTACCTACTCCCTAGTGCAACTCGCCGGATATGCTAAACCTTTGATGACACAGGGAGGAAGTATCGTCACTCTCACTTACCTAGGAGGTGTGCGGGCAATTCCCAACTATAATGTGATGGGAGTTGCCAAAGCAGGTTTAGAAGCGTGCGTGCGTTACTTGGCTGCTGAAATGGGTCCGCAAAATATTAGAGTGAACGCCATCTCTGCCGGTCCTATTCGTACTTTAGCCTCTAGTGCCGTAGGAGGCATTTTGGATATGATTCATCATGTGGAGCAGGTGGCTCCCCTACGACGCACTGTCACTCAGGTGGAAGTGGGCAATGCGGCGGCTTTCTTGTGTAGTGATCTGGCAAGTGGAATGACAGGGCAAGTCCTGTATGTGGATGCAGGATATGAAATCATGGGAATGTAA